One part of the Leclercia sp. LSNIH1 genome encodes these proteins:
- a CDS encoding GPO family capsid scaffolding protein: MAKKVSKFFRIGVEGDTCDGRVISATDIQEMAAGFDPRVYGCRINLEHLRGILPDGAFNRYGDVVELKAEKIEDDSALNGKWALFGKIAPLDNLVEMVGKGQKVYTSMEIQPNFANTGKCYLVGLAVTDDPASLGTEYLEFCRTAKSNPLNRFKTAPDNLISVATLAELEFEDQAETVFTKLSDTVKSIFGRKQASDDARFADVHEAVTVVSEHMQTSLSASDERLAALETSFASLRQDVTSKAEQTSQAFSQLKTTLDNTPSRHQPRRELSTGGGGESTLTNC; this comes from the coding sequence ATGGCAAAAAAAGTGAGTAAGTTTTTCCGTATCGGCGTTGAGGGCGATACCTGCGACGGCCGCGTAATTAGCGCGACCGATATTCAGGAAATGGCCGCAGGTTTTGACCCCCGCGTCTATGGCTGCCGTATTAACCTGGAACATCTGCGCGGCATCCTCCCGGATGGTGCATTCAACCGCTACGGTGACGTGGTGGAGCTGAAGGCTGAAAAAATCGAAGACGATTCGGCGCTTAACGGTAAATGGGCGCTGTTCGGCAAAATCGCGCCGCTCGACAACCTGGTGGAAATGGTCGGCAAGGGCCAGAAGGTTTACACCTCCATGGAGATCCAGCCGAACTTTGCCAACACCGGCAAATGTTATCTGGTCGGCCTGGCCGTCACCGATGACCCGGCAAGCCTCGGCACCGAATATCTTGAATTTTGCCGCACTGCGAAAAGCAATCCGCTTAACCGCTTCAAGACAGCCCCGGACAACCTGATTTCTGTCGCCACCCTGGCGGAGCTGGAGTTTGAAGACCAGGCCGAAACCGTCTTCACCAAATTAAGCGACACCGTGAAAAGCATTTTTGGCCGCAAGCAGGCAAGCGATGACGCCCGTTTCGCTGATGTGCATGAAGCGGTGACGGTGGTCAGTGAGCATATGCAGACCAGCCTCAGCGCATCCGATGAGCGTCTCGCTGCGCTGGAAACTTCCTTTGCCTCCCTCAGGCAGGATGTGACAAGTAAGGCGGAGCAGACCAGTCAGGCATTTTCGCAGCTCAAAACCACGCTCGATAACACACCAAGCCGTCATCAGCCGCGCCGCGAGCTGAGTACCGGCGGTGGCGGTGAATCGACGCTGACGAACTGCTGA
- a CDS encoding phage major capsid protein, P2 family — translation MRQETRFKFNKYLSRIAELSGVEVSDLSKKFTVNPSVTQTLMDTVQENSDFLTRINIVPVSELKGEKVGVGVTGSIASTADTANGQERKTGDFAALESNKYECDQINFDFHIRYKTLDLWARFQDFQIRIRNAITKRQSLDFIMVGFNGVKRAATSNRAENPMLQDVAVGWMQKYRNEAPGRVMNKVTDDDGAVVSDVIRIGKGGDYENLDALVMDATNNLIEPWYQEDPDLVVIVGRQLLADKYFPIVNKEQANTEAMAADVIASQKRIGNLPAVRVPYFPANALFVTRLDNLSIYFMDESHRRVIDENAKLDRVENYESMNVDFVVEDYAAGCLVENIKVGTFTQAQAAAEPVAGA, via the coding sequence ATGCGTCAGGAAACCCGTTTTAAATTTAATAAGTATCTCTCCCGAATTGCTGAGCTGAGCGGTGTGGAGGTAAGCGATCTGTCGAAAAAATTCACCGTCAACCCGTCGGTGACTCAGACTCTGATGGACACCGTGCAGGAGAATTCCGATTTCCTGACCCGCATCAATATCGTGCCGGTCAGTGAGCTGAAGGGCGAAAAAGTTGGGGTCGGCGTGACTGGCTCCATTGCCAGCACGGCGGACACTGCCAACGGTCAGGAGCGTAAGACCGGCGACTTCGCCGCGCTGGAGAGCAACAAGTACGAGTGCGATCAGATTAACTTCGATTTCCATATCCGTTACAAAACGCTCGACCTGTGGGCGCGTTTTCAGGACTTCCAGATCCGCATCCGCAATGCCATCACCAAGCGCCAGTCGCTGGACTTCATCATGGTCGGCTTTAACGGCGTGAAACGCGCCGCGACGTCAAACCGTGCGGAAAACCCGATGCTTCAGGACGTGGCCGTGGGCTGGATGCAGAAATACCGCAATGAAGCACCGGGCCGTGTGATGAATAAGGTCACCGATGACGACGGCGCGGTCGTTTCCGATGTGATCCGCATCGGTAAAGGTGGCGACTATGAAAACCTCGACGCCCTGGTGATGGATGCCACGAACAACCTTATCGAGCCGTGGTATCAGGAAGACCCCGATCTAGTGGTGATTGTGGGTCGTCAGCTTCTGGCGGACAAATATTTCCCGATCGTCAACAAAGAGCAGGCCAATACCGAAGCCATGGCCGCTGACGTGATCGCCAGCCAGAAACGCATCGGTAACCTTCCGGCGGTGCGTGTGCCGTACTTCCCGGCCAATGCGCTGTTTGTGACGCGCCTCGATAATCTGTCCATCTACTTTATGGACGAGAGTCATCGCCGGGTTATTGACGAAAACGCGAAACTCGACCGCGTGGAAAACTACGAGTCGATGAACGTCGATTTTGTGGTTGAAGACTACGCCGCCGGTTGCCTGGTGGAAAACATCAAGGTCGGCACCTTCACCCAGGCGCAGGCAGCAGCCGAGCCGGTAGCAGGAGCGTAA